In Humulus lupulus chromosome 6, drHumLupu1.1, whole genome shotgun sequence, a single genomic region encodes these proteins:
- the LOC133785703 gene encoding uncharacterized protein LOC133785703, producing the protein MGTLYMEMRKRYSERKNIRHSHFQKYYSGNPNDLDSALNAIPDLCSKESWKEIVDLFLSPKFIARSTQNKKNRKEMKYLSTQGSKSMAAIRNEYDEPDEHAIDAWKDTHIKKSTKTWVSETCKELHEQMTQEMERQNIQSSRSGSESASSEGSTAKSIQYQIMDKVLGSRSDYQIGVGYRPKGKGKKSASSSTSQSPSQNQSQVPTNVTPEMMGVLAEMWVKMRDKVESGNFQTDSSLHDPHYESLLQQFLPSQQQGSTSNQSPGTSSMPQQPQPQQNSPNISGGSSQSPLFNYMFGLSSQFPQTQPMGSQFGGLPQQQQQQHMYGQFGPFMQQQPVYPHYGGSTQQPVYNQQYYTSPNQQQQQSPLIRPQPRPYYPSPPAPQSHEGLSRSTNVEDFLNEHFDEDNNN; encoded by the exons ATGGGAACTCTGTATATGgagatgcgcaaaagatattcAGAGAGAAAGAATATTAGGCATTCTCATTTCCAAAAATATTATTCTGGAAATCCGAATGATTTGGATAGTGCTCTCAATGCTATTCCTGACTTGTGCTCGAAGGAGAGCTGGAAAGAAATCGTCGATTTGTTTCTGAGCCCAAAGTTTATAGCGCGATCCACGCAgaacaaaaaaaatagaaaggAAATGAAGTATTTGTCGACGCAAGGCTCTAAATCAATGGCAGCGATCCGTAACGAATAT GATGAACCTGATGAGCATGCTATTGATGCTTGGAAAGATACTCATATAAAAAAATCTACGAAGACTTGGGTTAGCGAAACTTGCAAAGAACTACAT GAACAAATGACCCAAGAGATGGAGAGGCAAAATATTCAAAGTAGTCGGTCAGGTTCTGAATCTGCTTCTAGTGAAGGTTCTACTGCTAAATCAATACAGTATCAGATTATGGATAAAGTTCTTGGCTCGAGGTCTGATTATCAAATAGGAGTGGGATACAGGCctaaaggcaaaggaaagaaaTCAGCATCtagctccacaagtcaaagtccaAGCCAAAATCAGTCACAAGTTCCTACTAATGTGACTCCAGAGATGATGGGAGTTTTGGCTGAGATGTGGGTTAAGATGCGTGATAAAGTCGAGTCAGGAAATTTTCAGACTGATTCTTCTCTCCATGACCCACACTATGAAAGTTTATTGCAGCAGTTCTTACCTTCTCAACAGCAAGGTAGTACGTCTAATCAAAGCCCGGGGACGTCGTCGATGCCACAGCAACCACAACCACAACAAAATTCTCCAAACATATCTGGTGGTTCCTCTCAGTCGccactttttaattatatgtttggacttTCTTCCCAGTTTCCTCAGACACAACCTATGGGAAGTCAGTTTGGAGGAttaccgcagcagcagcaacaacaacatatGTATGGTCAATTTGGGCCGTTCATGCAGCAGCAGCCGGTATATCCTCATTATGGAGGATCGACACAGCAGCCCGTTTATAATCAGCAGTACTACACTTCTCCGAATCAACAACAACAGCAGTCTCCTTTGATTCGTCCACAGCCTCGACCATATTATCCTTCGCCGCCAGCACCACAGTCTCATGAAGGTCTGAGTCGAAGCACGAATGTTGAAGATTTTTTAAATGAACATTTTGATGAAgacaataataattag